The Desulfovibrio fairfieldensis sequence TGCCGTACTTGGTGTCCAGGGTGGCGGTGAAGCCCTCCTTGGGCGGGGTGCGGGTGATGATGTTGATAACGCCGCCCATGGCGCTGGAGCCGTAAAGCGCAGACGACGGCCCGCGCACCACTTCAATGCGCTCCACGGCATCCAGGTTGATGCTGTTCCACTCGAAAATGTTTGTTCCCGCAGGCATGGCAGGCATGCCGTCCACCAGTACCAGCACCCGTCCCTGGGTGTTGCCGCCCATGCCGCGAATGATGACCTTATTATAGGTGCTGCTGCCGAAAACGCTGCGGTCGCTGTCCACAGTGACGCCCGACATGGTCCGCAGGACGTCCAGTACGTTCTGGGCCGGGATCCGGTCAAGTTCCTTGCGGGTAACGACCGATACCGCTGCGGAGACGTCACCAAGGCTGTGTTTGGTTCTGGTAGCGGTGACGACAACGGGATTCATTTCCGCTTGCGCCGGATCCTCCGGTTCTGCCTGGACAGTGGACCACGGGGCAAGGCAACAGACGGCAAAACAGGCTGCTGACAGTGAGCGACAAAAGTTCACGAAACACTCCCAAGTTACGATTGCGTTGAAGAAGGAAACCACAGGGGAACTTGCCCGTCCTCTCCGTGGTAGGCCTGCATGGCTATGCCATACACAGCGCGCATGCGTCCGGGCGTAAGCACCGCCGCCGGGTCGCCGTGCGCTTCGAGGCGCGCTCCTTGCGGCGACGGTGCAAGGAGCGCTATGGTGTGTGCGAAACGTATGGCCAGATTCACATCGTGCAGTGAAAGCAGCACGCCGAGATTGCGCGTTTCCGCCACGCGGCGCGCCATATCCAGCACTTCAATCTGATGCCGCAGATCCAGACTGCTGACCGGTTCATCCAGCAACAGCCAATCCGTATCCTGCACCAGGGCTCGCGCCAAAGCCGTCTTTTGCCGCTGTCCGCCGGAAAGCGCCTCCAGAGGGCGTTGTGCCAGGGATTCCAGTCCCAGCCGGGCCAGCGTTTCGCCTGTGCGGGCAATGTCGTTTTTGTCGGGACCCCAGCGCATGTGGGGTTTGCGGCCCAGCAGCACAGCGTCGAATACTGTCATGGAAAAACGGGGGAGAGCCTCTTGCGGCACATAGGCCATGCGCTTGGCGCGCTTCCTGCCGGTCAGGCTGTGCAGGGGGACGCCCTCCAACAGAACTTCGCCGCCAGTGGGGCGCAGCAGGCCCAACAGAAGACGCAGAAACGTGGTTTTTCCCGCACCGTTGGGGCCGAGCAGGGCGCAAACCTCGCCGCGCCGCAGCGCCAGACTCACTGCGTCAAGTACGGGCGCGTGGCCGGAATAGCCAAAACTGAGGGTGCGCGCTTCCAACAGGGACGGCATTATAAGTCCCCCTCCCGTAATTGGCTGCGACGCAGCAAAAGCCAGAAAAAGAACGGTACGCCGAGAAATGCCGTGACAATGCCCACGGGGATGATCTGCGGCGTGAGAAGTGTTCTGGCCACGGTGTCGGAAAGGATCACCAGACCGGCACCGAAAAAGGCCGCGCCGGGAAGCAACAGACGGTGGTCGCCGCCGAGGCAAAATCTGGCCACATGCGGCGCGACCAGGCCGATGAAACCGATCACTCCGGTGAAGCAGATGGCTCCGGCGGTCATGAAGGAGGCGGCCAGGATGCCCAGGGTCCGCAGGCGTAATACGGATACCCCAAGGGAAGCCGCACTCTCTTCCCCGGCTGCCAGTGCATTGAAATCCCATGCCAGACGCAGGGCCAGCGGCAGCGGCAGTAGGATCATGCCTGCCGCCATGACTATTTCCGGCCAGCCTACGCGGCCGAGGTTGCCGAAACTCCAGAAGACGATGGCCTGCACCTGCTGTTCCGTGCCCAAATATTGCAGAAACGACGTTGCGGCGGAAAAAAGAAACATGACGGCGACGCCGCCCAGAATCAATGTTTCGGGGCGGCTGCCCCGGAGGCTGGCTATGCCCAGGATCGTCAGCGCGGTCAGCGCTGCGAAAAGAAAGGCGCTGGCCGCCATGTGCCAGATGCCGAAGGAACCGCCCACGATGACCAGGGCCGCACCGAAAGCGGCCCCGGAGGAAATGCCCAAAGTAAAGGGAGACGCCAGAGGATTGCGCAATACCGCTTGGGTAAGAATGCCCCCCATGGCGAGTCCGCCGCCCGCAAGAGCGCCCATGATCACGCGCGGCAGCCGTAACTGCCAGAAAATACGCGATTCAGAGGTCGGGACTTCGGCAAGGGGCAGAGACCAACCATGGGGACCAAGGCCGAGGCTCAGCAAAAGGGCTGCGCAGGCAAATCCGAGCAAGGCCGCCAGGGCAATATATTTGCGGCGGCGTTGGGCAAGAAAATCTGCGGTACTTTGCATAGGAACGTGTCTTAAATTGCCGGGAAGATCATGCCGCCGACGCTAAAAGTTACTTTTTTTAAAAACGTGTTATTATTGAACAGGGATAACACTAAAAAATTTTTTATGCTACCCAAACCATAACCGCTGGCTTTTCGGATCACTGGAATCAGAACCATGCATCATCTTGAGGAAAAATGCCTAGATGGCCTGTTGATACTGGCTTCCAGCCATAGCGGCAGGAGAACTTGCCCGACAACTGATATATCATAAAGGAGATCCGACGGTGAGCCGTCGGATCTCCTTGTACTATCGCTTTATGGTTGGGAATATATCGGAAGTGTAATACTTGTTGTCTTGTGTCTGCCAGCTATTCAGGACTGGTGATATCCTAATGTAATGATCGACACTTGGTAGCGCAAATTTTCAGGAAAACCGTCTCTCCGCAGCGCAGTACTGCTTTATAATCTCTGTCATATTTCGAAAATTCCTTACCTGCGCTCCATGAGATCCTCAATTCACCTCTGGCCAGCTTTTGCAACAGGCGCAGTAGGTTAACACGGGCGATATCATCCTTTTGCGGATGATGGAAGCAGACTTCCTGAATCAGCACCGCATCGTCTGGCTTTAGTCGCGTGAGTGCTGCGGCACCACGGGCCAGTATGGGTAAATCTTCCTTGAAGCGGGCCATGAGCACGGAAAAGGTGGCCATGGGGATGCTGGCGGTATGTCCCGGTCAATCATGTGCACCACCTGGGAGTCGCAAATCACTAGGTCGGTACTTCTCTGAAACGGTCCAGTGCAGCGGACAGCTCTCCTTCCGTCACCATCATGCAAAGTTTGCGACCGTCCAAACTGTCACGGATAGCCTGAGCCTGCGGCAGAATGTCCTTTGGGCGCGCCTGTATCAGTAGGCACACATCACCAGCAAGCCCTTTTTCGGCAGTAGATCATTGAGCAGGGGCGGCTGGCGCAGAACACGATCTAGTGCAAGATGCCCCAGAACCGCGCACCTCGTTGAGTTGGGGCCGTCGCAGGCCGAGACTCGGATAATCGGTATATCAGCTTTCAGGTCTTCCGGCCTGTTCCGCGTACTCTTGCCGCTTTTTCCTGAATGCCACGAACCGGCCTTGCTTATATTTTCGATGGAGGACACATCCACACACTAGATACTGACAAAGCTAGATGCCGCCGTCCAGAAGAGCGTCACGGTATGCAAATATGACGATCTTCAAACTGACATACCTGGATGTTGTAAAAATTCTTCGGCATCTTTGAGAGTGGGTTGCAGTTGCCACTGCACATGAGCAGGGCCTTGGCCAATTCCGTGATGTTCTGTGATTGATAGGCAGAATTCATATATCCTCCTGAATTTATCACCGTAAACCAAAAGCCTCCGCGTATAAGGCGGAGGCTTTGGCAGAATTATCATATCTGTTCAAAAGGATAATTTTTGTGGCCAGCGTTGACTGACGCAAAAAATCATGAACGCATGAGTTGAATGATCTTTTCGGCCATCAGTACGACCTCGCGTTTGGTGCAAAGGTCAATGGTATTAAAGGCAACTGAAGGGCCGACAGGGCTTGTCCGTTCTCGCTCTTCCTGAGTTTGAAACAACTCTGCAACCGGGCATTCAAGGAGTTCCGCCATTTGCTCCAGGCGAGGAAAGCGGGGGGCGACAAGTCCGCGTTCAATCCTTGAGAGCGAGTCTGCGCCAATTCCAAGCCGCTCGGCAAAAGCGGCTTGGTTCCAGCCCTTGAGCCTTCGCCGTGCGGTGATATTAGCACCCACAATCGTAGCTAGCCGCTGCTTTTTCCGTTCCGCCACGTTTTCCGCTCCTTTTTTGAGTGAAAAACGTTACGGGGAAAAATTAGGCTCTTAAACAGCATAAAAAACAAATATAGACATTTTATTCAATAACGAGTAGCAAAAAATCATAACTTGCTGGAAGGCTCCGCTTACTTTTGTTTTCGCTCTTTAACGAGAACAGTGATGAGGTGTGAATGTCATGAATCAATTTATCCATTGAAAAATTTGTGAGCATAACGACATTTCCGAAATCTGGAATAACCTGGAGTTATCTATCCAAACATACCACTTCCAACAAGGAGATGACGACATGTTTGGACGCATTTTGATTTTTGTCGGTGGCGTAATGGCTGGCTATTTGTTCCGAGAAGAAATTGGCCGGAGCCTTGATCGGCTTCAGAATGCCTGGGACAAGTGTGCCGCTGAAGAAGCAGATGAGAGGAATGCAGATGGGAACGAAGAGCCTGTAGCGCCGGTCGAAGGAAAGGAAGTAACCGCCCATTAGCAGTTGGTCCGCGCCGTGGAAGACAATGCCCACGGCAACGTACGATTGAAGGTAGGCCATGCCGCAAAAAATCGACCCAGACGCCACGCCGGGCATCAAGCTCTTACGTCTTTTCCGTAGGCTGTTCCTGGATGGACGCCGCCATTACCAGCAGGATTTGGCTGAAGAATTGCATTGCTCGGCGCAAACAATCATCCGCATGATCAGTGAGATTGAAAGCGTAGTGGGCGTTGCACTGCATTCCGGCTACGACAACCGCCGCCGCTGGTACCAATACGTTGCCGCTAGTGGGTGCCGTACTCTGGGGTTGAACTTCGAGGAATTGCGCTTCCTCGACATCTGCCGGGAAATGGCGTCAGAGATACTGCCCAAGCCCGTGCTGGAGTGCTTGGATGCGAGTCTTGAGCATCTAGCCCTACATCTGGCGGACCCGTCCCATACGAATCTTGGCAAGCAGTTCACCTTTTATGCCAAGGGGCGCATCGACTACACGCCTCATGCAGCACACATTGAAAAACTGATAGGGGCTGCCCAAGAAAGGCGTGTCTGCCTTGTCCGCTATAAAGCTCCAGGTCGTGAAACCGCGCGCGAGCATCGCTTTCTTCCTGTGCGCATAGCGGCCATGAATAACGCTCTCTATGCACTTGGCGGGCAGGTCGGCACACAATGCGACGTTGTGGAGCGACCCTGTAATCTGGCGATACACCGTGTGCACGATGTCATTATGACAGATAAGCATCTTAGCTTTAGCCTGCCGGAAGAAGGGAACAGTTTTGGCCTACCGTGGCATGAGCCATGTACTTTCACTATTCGCTTCAGCTCCAAGGTGGCTGAATATGTACGTGAGCGGGTCTGGGCTGATGAACAGCATATAGAAGATATAAGTGATGGGGGACTATTGCTTACTCTTACTACCCGTAGCAAACCTGAGTTAGATGCTTGGGTGCGCAGTTTTGGTGAAGATGCGGTAATGTACTCCAATAATATTATAAAATCTGTTTCAGCATAATGAAATTGCTGACTTATTCTCGGCATAAAAGGAAAATCTATGTTGCGGATAATTTTAGTCGTGGGAGTAGGCATAGCGCTCGGAACTATTGGCGTATCTTATCTGAAAGGTTTTCAAAAAGGGCTTCGAGATAATGAAAATAAACAGAACTCTTACTTGGAACCGAAAAAATTTTCACAATTCGTTAGAGAGGCCGCATGATTGTTCCTCCTCTGCCGTACCCCATGCCGCTGCCTTGGAAAATAGAGATAGCAGCAGTGATATTTTGCTTCTTCTTTTCCAATGATGAACGCATTAAAAAGAATATAAAAGTGCTTTGCGGATACGCTGACAAGCTTGGCTATGACCATGGGGAAAAATGGAAAAATTAATTGCGATCATATCCCTAACTTCGTTTTCTTGTTCACGCTGCGGAGCATGCTGTAGTCATCTAAGAGCGTTTGGCGATATATATTCAGATTTAGATGACGGGAATGGCATCTGTATTTTTTACGATAGCATCATGCATGCTTGCCTACAATACGAAACACGGCCTTTACGATGCCGTATTATTGAAGGATATGAATTTTTCAAGCAGTACATGTCTTTTGAAGAATATATCTTCAAGACAAAACAAGGCTGCGCCTATCTGCAAACTTTAATCTGAGGAGCAATTATGTTTTCAGAAAATTTTAATCCAAAACAGCAGGCAGTATTCTTAGGGCTACTTGACCGGCTTATTATGGCCGACGGCGTAATAACCGTCCATGAGGACGTCAAGATGCGGGAATTCCAAGCAGCTTTTCCAGACGTCATCGCCGAAGACATACCAGATGATATACTGAGAACTGTTTTTACAGCTCGCAGGGACAAAGTCGCTGTACTGCTTGAACTTCTTTCCGTCGCTTTAGCTGAAAGATCTCTGAATAAGGATGATGAACAATTTTTGGAAAAACTTTGCATTATGCTCGGCCTTTCTCAAAGAGATCTGGGCTGGATGCAGTCATGGGTAGAGAATATGATTTTTCTCATTAAGCAAGCTAACAAGTTTATGGAGGATTAAACTATGCCATTACCGTTTATTCCAATTCTGCTCGGTGCTGCTGCTCTTATCACCGGTGGGTATGGCGTGAAAAAAGGCCTGGACGCCAAGGAAGATTTTGACAGGGCGGAGTCCATTACCGCTAACGCCCGGAGCATATATGACAAGGCCAGCAGATCCTTGGAACGAACTAGGGAGGACGCGCAGGATGCCTTGGAAGAATTGGGGAAAATAAAACTGAAGGCCGTTGATGAGGGTCTGAAACCTTTTGCTGCCGCCTTTGAAAGAATTAAGAATGTTGAGTTGGATGAGGACATTGAACTTAACCCCGAACTGTCCATCACTACCGAGTTGGCGAACATTCAAAAAATAGTTCTTGAGATTTCGGACGTGCTCAAGGGAGGCGTTGCCGCTGTTTCCGGTGGCGCATTGGCGGGTTTTGGCGCGTTCGGCGCGGCGGGCATGCTGGCCACAGCCTCCACGGGTACAGCTATCAGCGCTCTCAGTGGTGTGGCCGCCACGAACGCCACTCTAGCGTGGTTCGGCGGCGGCGCGCTGGCAGCCGGAGGGTTAGGCATGGCCGGTGGCACGCTGGTGCTGGGCGGTATTGTGGCCGCTCCGGTGCTGGCTGTGGGAGGTCTTTTGCTGGCCTCCAAGGCGGAAGAGGCGGTCAACGACGCTCGCTCCAACCTGGAAAAAGCCAAGGGCGCTGCGCAAGGAATGGAGATCGCCCGCACCGCCGCCAAGGCTATTCTGAGGTGCACTGAGGAAATCGGCGACGTGCTCCAGACCCTGCTCATTCATTTTCTTGAGGCCAACGGTGAACTGAAAGCCTTGGTGGACCGAGAAACCGACTATCAGGTCATCAAAACTAACGCTCGCGACAGGTATATTGTGCAAAAATCCTGCGGCTTGGCGCGCACCGTCACCAACATCCTCGAGACGCCCGTGTTCGATGATAACGGTGTGGTCACGCAGGCCACCAAAGAGTTGACTCAAAACAGCCGTCAGTTTTTGGAAAAGCTGGCGGCCATGTGACTATGGAGAAATGTACCATGACTACCGCAACTCTGTTCGCCGCACCGGATTTCTTTGCCAAGCCCGAGCCTCAAGACGCCATGCTTCCCCGGAGCCTTATGGAAGACGTCTCCACCGAAGTGGGCAATCAACTGCTCAGAAAATTTATGGCTTCTTTCGGCAGCAATCTGGCCTTGGCCGACGGCGTAGCCCTGTACGCCGGGCAGATCAATACCGGCCGCTCCATCTACGCCGTTACCCACAACAAAGATGGCTCGCCCAACAACAGCCCGGTCAAGTTCGGTTTTGTCTTTGAATCGCAGGTTACGGGCGAGCAGAACAGAAGCGCTGTCATCCACAACACGGGTAAAACCTATGCCCGCACGGACGACTTATATCTTGATAAACACCGGGACGGAAGTCCTCTACCGCACAAGGACTTGGAAAGCGTCGCCTGCTACAATAACGAATATACGGATGTGGTGGGCTATTCCGAAAACGGCATTTGCGTCAAGCAGCAACTCAAGGTGGTAAAAAATACGGAAGTATTGCTTGAGGAGCGCTACACCCTTTCCGAGGACCCGCAGGCCCCGGATGAAATAGTGGTACCGGCGGACGACTATGAGCGCCATAAAACGAACCTGGAGCGATATGCCCAAAGCCCCAATCCAGAACTGAGCGCCAAAGCCCGAGCCGCCTTGCAAAAGCTGCGGCCCAGCACTACCACCCGCGCCCAGACGGAGAACGGGGCGGCATACCGATATGTTGTCCGTCAAACCGTCACGGATGCGGGCTGTCGGGCAGGAGAAAGAACACTCAAAGGCTTGTTGGCCGAAGTGGGTATGCTGGTGGTAGGCGGAGCTGTCTGGGAATTACGGGAAGCGGCGGAAAATCCCCATTCGCTGAGCATCGGGCAGCGCTTTGAGCGTTTTTGGGGCGTGATCTGGGGAAAACTGACCTCCAGCGCTGTGGTACGTGCGGGCAAGGAGTTCGGACTGGAAGCCTTGAAGTTGCTGATGGGCGCGCTACGCAGCATCTTCAAGTCTGCAGGGGTGCTACTGTCCACCATAGGTCAGGGGCTCAACACAGTGTGGGAGTCCGTGTACGGCTATTTGACCGGAAAAATTTCGTCCTTTTCCCAGTTAGTGTCAATTATTCTCAAAAGTTTGACCACGGTTGGTATCGGTACTCTAGCCTATATGTTGGAACAACAACTTACTGCGCTGGGCATACCCAACATTCTCGGAGAGCTTTTAGCGACGGCCTTGGCGGCCGTAGCCATTGTCTTCGCCAACAGAACCATTGACGCCTCCATTTACGTACTGGTGAACCTTTTTTCCGGCGCGGAAGCCTCCAAAATTCGGCTGGAACGCATTGAAGAACTGTGCAGGGAAGCCATCCCCCGCCTGAGCGCTGAACGGGAAAACCTTGAACGCACCATACAAAGCTACTACCAGGAAAGGAAAACCCTTTTCAACGCTGTGTTCCACGATTTCAAATCAGCTCTGTCCTCCAGGGACACTGTAAAGACATTCATGGCTCTGGAAACACTTAACCAGGATTTTGGATGTACCCTTGGCTGGAAGACAGAGGAAGAGTTCGATGAAATGATGGAAAGAGACGCAGTCTTTGTTCTGTAGTTTTTTATAAAATTAAGGGAATTGTGGATATGGATGGACAAGGAAAATCAACAGTATAGCGGATGAACTTTCCGTGTCATTGCTATTCGGTTAAGGAGAAAAAATAGCTCTGGTCAAACTGATCCATCAGAGTGAAGTTTTTCTTCAGTCTGGTGAACTCTCGATGTTCTTCAAGCAGGCGCAAACAGATGGAATGCCGCGTGCCCACATACATTTCGTCCACATTGAATGAAAATGCAGGCAACTAAAAGAATATTTATGAAAGGGACATGCAGGAAGATTGGATTATGGTGAATTCGCTCTCTTGAAAAATCTCTTAAACGGCAAATGCCGTTTAAGAGCACTTTTCCTTCCGCAAAGGGAGCTATTTTGTAGATTTTGGTCGTTTTTACCTGATGGGGAAGCATAATGTCTGCAATGCCGGTTGTGAATATTACCATGCCGGTCTTTAACCGATACGAGGTTACGCAGGCTGCTATTCTGGCACTACGCAAAACGTCGCAGGAAGTTCCCTTTTGTCTAACAGTGGTGGATAACGGCAGCGATGCGCCGTTGGTGCGCAAGCTTATTGACTTTAAAGAACGCAGTATTATTGACTATCTTTTTCTCCTACCCACAAATATGGGCGTGGCCTGCGCTGCCAACATCGGTTGGCAACTGGTGGATGCCCCTATTTACATGAAGCTGGACAATGACATTGTCATCACAGAACCACACTGGCTGAAAAAGCTTTTCTGCCTCTGGAGACATGGGCAACCCCTCTCCACGCTGGGCGGCGCGTTTAACCGAAAAATGCTTCTGAAACATCCTGGAACTCTGCGGACCAGAGACGGAATCCTCGGCATCTGCCGTACGAATCTGGCTGGTCAGGCCATTCTGATTCCCAAAGAGGTTTCAGACATCTTGGGCCGGTGGAATGAAGACTACGGCCTTTACGGCACGGAGGACGGCGATTATGGCGCGCGCATGATCGCCGCCGGTTTTCCGCAATACTACTATCATGGTCCGGATTTTTTTCATGATTTGGGTAAATCAGACAGTGCGGAAACCTACTTCGCCCGCAACGTAGACAAGGGGAAAGAAGCTCAGGAGGCATGGGAGACTGCTGACGGTAAACTGGGTCTGTTTGTGACCAACGCAACTCTTTATGACGAATGTATCCGCTCTTTTAAGATCATGCCGCGCTATGCTGTAGTCGACATTACAAATGACTATTACGTCCATGTGATCGAACGTGAAGAATATAAACAGTTCCGACCGGTTCTGGAAGGTATAGCGCAACTCTTCACTGAGCTGATAAACAAGAGAACGCTTAACCAGAGATTTGATCCGGAGCTTGTTCTGAGGATGAAAGAAAGTCTGGCCCGCTTCGGTCAGAGCAGCGACGACATGGAACGCGCTGCTCTGGCCGCTGAACGGAAAGGAATACAGGTTTTTGCCGGAACCGAACAATAGCCCACAGCAACTTATACCGTTTTTCTATTGCCTATTCCCACCTAATAATGTTTCGTCTTCCCACTCTTCATGAGCCACAGGCAGCCTGTTAAGCTTTTTTTTCAGCGCCCGCCAGCGGGGCAAATGCTTATCCATGAGCGCTGTAAAGTTTTGGCCGTGATTGGGTTCCAGAAAGTGCATGAGTTCGTGAACAACAATATACTCAAGGCATTCTCGCGGTTTTTTTGCTAACTCCGTATTGAGAAGAATACTGTAGCGTGCCGGGGTACAGGTGCCCCAACGCGTTTTCATACGACGGATACGAAGCGTCACCGACGGCAGCCCCAGTGCTTTCTGCCACTGGGCCAGTCGCGGCAAGGCGGCTTTGCGCAGAATCTGGCGATACCAGCCCTCCAGCGTTTCCTGCATCTTCCCGGCATCACTGCCGGGGCGCACATACAGGGTCAGGGTACTGTGCTCCAGGTTCACGCCGGGTGTGGTGAGGCGCTCTTCAAGGCGCAGCAAATAGGGGTGACCCCAGACGAAGTGGGTTTCCTGGTTCAAAAATTCGCGGGGCGTTTCCCGCTCCTGCGCCTGAATGACCCGGCGTTGCTTCCTGATCCACTCCAGCTTGGCAAGGGCAAAAAGGCGGATACGCTCATCGCTCATCCACAATGGCGCGGAGATGCGCACGCTACCCGCCGGAGGATATACGGCAAGGTGGATATTCTTGATGGCCTTGCGCTGCACATCCACCGCAAGTCCGTTGAGCATGAGCGTGCCGGGCATCAGTATTCCCCTTGGGCATCCACGATTTTGAAGATCCGCTCCACATCTTCATGGGGTGGTAACTGCCGTGCGAGTAAGGCTTTAACCGCATTTCTTTTGGCGTGGTTTCGGCGCCAGCCGTGCGGACACTCCTTGAGCAGGGCATCATGCACGCGCAAGGCCAGAGCTTCGTCCTTACCCAGATTGTCGTAAAGGGCTCGCTTGCCTTTGGTGTCGCAACTTTTGGGGATGGCACCGCCGTGCCCCTGCTGCATGGGATGCAGTACCTCTTCGGCCAATCGTTGCAAATAAGCCTCGTATTCCAACGCCTTGGCCCGGCGAAGGGCGATCAGCTCCGCCAGCACCGTGGACATGCGCTCGTAAAACTCGGGATTGCTGGCCTGCTCGTCATGAATGACGCGGCGTACATTGTTTTCAATAGCTTCAGCCACAGCCTCCTGGTTGTGCCTCAACTTGGCGAAACGCTTTTCAATGGCCTCCTGTATGCCGCTCTGCTCCACAATTTCCAGCAGCGACATATCATCGAAGGCCGAAATGATGCGCGGTTCAGAGGCCTCTACATAGCGGTCCAGCAGATCACGCATGTCGGCCTCAAAGGGCTTGAAGTCCAGTACTTCTCCGCTGGCCATGCGCACGGCATCACGCAGATGGACGGCTTGACTCACCAGCCCCTTGATATGCGCCGCTTCGTCTGGAGTATAGCCTGCCGCCAGCATCTCGTCGGCCATATTGGCATAGGCCCGCAGCAGTTTGATGACGCTGTGATACAGGCCCGTGCGACGCGGCTCATGGGCAGCCAGATCATCCGGCAGTTCGGTATTGCCGCAAAAATAATGAATATATTCCAGATCTCCCTTGGGCGGCGGCACAGGCTCACAGGCAAGCTGAAAAGCTTCCACCGCCGCGTCCAGTTTTTCCCGGCAGGCGGCCAAGCGGTTTTTGAGCAGAATCTGCGGATTTGCGGCATCGGGCGGCATGTCCAGCTCCGAGGTATACACGGCTATGGAATGTTCTACCTTGCGGAATAAATCCTTGAAATCCACAATACGCCCAAAATCTTTCCAGTCTTCCTCGTCGCCAGCCACGCGATTGGT is a genomic window containing:
- a CDS encoding ABC transporter ATP-binding protein; translated protein: MPSLLEARTLSFGYSGHAPVLDAVSLALRRGEVCALLGPNGAGKTTFLRLLLGLLRPTGGEVLLEGVPLHSLTGRKRAKRMAYVPQEALPRFSMTVFDAVLLGRKPHMRWGPDKNDIARTGETLARLGLESLAQRPLEALSGGQRQKTALARALVQDTDWLLLDEPVSSLDLRHQIEVLDMARRVAETRNLGVLLSLHDVNLAIRFAHTIALLAPSPQGARLEAHGDPAAVLTPGRMRAVYGIAMQAYHGEDGQVPLWFPSSTQS
- a CDS encoding FecCD family ABC transporter permease; this translates as MQSTADFLAQRRRKYIALAALLGFACAALLLSLGLGPHGWSLPLAEVPTSESRIFWQLRLPRVIMGALAGGGLAMGGILTQAVLRNPLASPFTLGISSGAAFGAALVIVGGSFGIWHMAASAFLFAALTALTILGIASLRGSRPETLILGGVAVMFLFSAATSFLQYLGTEQQVQAIVFWSFGNLGRVGWPEIVMAAGMILLPLPLALRLAWDFNALAAGEESAASLGVSVLRLRTLGILAASFMTAGAICFTGVIGFIGLVAPHVARFCLGGDHRLLLPGAAFFGAGLVILSDTVARTLLTPQIIPVGIVTAFLGVPFFFWLLLRRSQLREGDL
- a CDS encoding helix-turn-helix domain-containing protein, with protein sequence MAERKKQRLATIVGANITARRRLKGWNQAAFAERLGIGADSLSRIERGLVAPRFPRLEQMAELLECPVAELFQTQEERERTSPVGPSVAFNTIDLCTKREVVLMAEKIIQLMRS
- a CDS encoding helix-turn-helix transcriptional regulator — its product is MPQKIDPDATPGIKLLRLFRRLFLDGRRHYQQDLAEELHCSAQTIIRMISEIESVVGVALHSGYDNRRRWYQYVAASGCRTLGLNFEELRFLDICREMASEILPKPVLECLDASLEHLALHLADPSHTNLGKQFTFYAKGRIDYTPHAAHIEKLIGAAQERRVCLVRYKAPGRETAREHRFLPVRIAAMNNALYALGGQVGTQCDVVERPCNLAIHRVHDVIMTDKHLSFSLPEEGNSFGLPWHEPCTFTIRFSSKVAEYVRERVWADEQHIEDISDGGLLLTLTTRSKPELDAWVRSFGEDAVMYSNNIIKSVSA
- a CDS encoding glycosyltransferase family 2 protein is translated as MSAMPVVNITMPVFNRYEVTQAAILALRKTSQEVPFCLTVVDNGSDAPLVRKLIDFKERSIIDYLFLLPTNMGVACAANIGWQLVDAPIYMKLDNDIVITEPHWLKKLFCLWRHGQPLSTLGGAFNRKMLLKHPGTLRTRDGILGICRTNLAGQAILIPKEVSDILGRWNEDYGLYGTEDGDYGARMIAAGFPQYYYHGPDFFHDLGKSDSAETYFARNVDKGKEAQEAWETADGKLGLFVTNATLYDECIRSFKIMPRYAVVDITNDYYVHVIEREEYKQFRPVLEGIAQLFTELINKRTLNQRFDPELVLRMKESLARFGQSSDDMERAALAAERKGIQVFAGTEQ
- a CDS encoding M48 family metallopeptidase, yielding MPGTLMLNGLAVDVQRKAIKNIHLAVYPPAGSVRISAPLWMSDERIRLFALAKLEWIRKQRRVIQAQERETPREFLNQETHFVWGHPYLLRLEERLTTPGVNLEHSTLTLYVRPGSDAGKMQETLEGWYRQILRKAALPRLAQWQKALGLPSVTLRIRRMKTRWGTCTPARYSILLNTELAKKPRECLEYIVVHELMHFLEPNHGQNFTALMDKHLPRWRALKKKLNRLPVAHEEWEDETLLGGNRQ